The Cytophagia bacterium CHB2 DNA window ATCGGCGAGTTGCCGCTGCCTCTGCAGATTAAATTTTTTCGTTTTTTGCAGGAACGCACGTTCGAACGTCTCGGCGGCGTCGAGCAACTCGAGGTGGATGTGCGTATCATCGCGGCGACCAACTTGAAGTTGGCGGAGGCGGTGACGCAAGGCAAATTCCGCGAGGAATTGTATCATCGCTTGAACCGGTTTCCCATTGAAGTGCCGCCGTTGCGCGAACGCCATGGCGATATTCCCTTGCTGGTCAGGCATTTCCTTAAAACCTGCGGCCGCAGCCGCACGAAAGCCGCCAAAGATATTTCTCCGGCTGCGCTCAAGCTGTTGGAGAATTATCATTTCCCCGGCAATGTGCGTGAGCTGGAAAACATCGTTGCCAGCGCAATCTTGTTGGAAGAGAGTGAAGTCATACAACCCGAAGTCATTCGTTTGCGCCTGGCGCAGCCCATTCCTGAAATGCAAACAGAGTATGCGGATCTGCCCTATAAAGACGCAAAAGAGCAGTTCGACAAAGCATACTTCCTGCAAGTGCTCAAACGGTTTAATCACAATGTGAGCAAAACCGCGGAGTTTGCGCAAATGGATCGCAGTCACGTTTTCACCAAACTCAAAAACCTTGGCTTGCGGAATAACGGCGAGTCATGAGGGTGAGTCGTCTTGGGGAGAATAAAAAATTCCCGCAGGAGAAATCTTCTTGAGAATTCCGCCTGCGGGATTTTTTTATGAAGGGCCAAACGTCAATTACGCTCGCGCGTCTTCTTGGGCGATTGTTTTTCGGATGATGTTTTTTTTCGAGGCGTGAATTTCGGCTTTTCCGGCGCATTCGCCGGCGGCTTGCGCAACCCCTTGAACGGGGTGGTGAGAGAGTCTCGATCCTTGTCGCGCCCGCGGCTTTCGGGTTTGCCCTGTTTGCTAAATGCGTTGGGCGCGGCAGAAGGATTGCGTTGCAAGCTCAGCGTTGATGGCGCAGACGAGGACGGGATCAGGCTATCCTTCGGAGATACCGGCGCAAGGCCGGGAGAATCCCTGCGTTGTTCGCGCGCCAGCGCTTGCTGCGATTGAATGTGAAGCGGTGCAACAGCGAATGCGGGTCTGGCATTTGCGCCGAGACGAAACTGAATATCTTTTTCAACCTCCGTAATGATTCCGGGGATATCAAGCGCGTCTGATCCGGAGACATTGCGGCCAGAAGGCAAACCGTGCGCGGCAAACGATTGCTGCAGCCAGGGCGCAATATGCATCGCGTGCTCGGTGAGCACTCCGCCAACATAAGCTGAGCCCTCGGCACCTCGATAATCCAAACGAATATCCTCCGCCAATTCCGTGAGACGATACGCGCGATTCGGCTCCAGCACACGCCAACAATGATGCGATTTCGGATAGAGAATTTCCATCCCGCCCCAGGGATTGATTTGATACAATGTGACGTAGCCGCGGCTGCTGACCCGCACAGACATGTCAACCGCAACATCGTCCGCGAAAGGTTGTTCGAGCTTTTGCGTTGGCCAGATTTCGACGCGCACGGCATTGGACGGCTGCGCGCGCACCGGCTGCCAACAGGCGGCGGCAACAAACGCGACAGCAGTTATGATATTACGCATCTCTTTTTCTTCTCCGGTTTCATCGACATGACATAAGCGGAAGACAGCCTCTATGGACTGAAGTTGATTTGTTCATAGATGCCGGCCTGCTGTGCTGCCTTCCGCTACACTCAACAGCTTAACTTAAACACTATTCATTCCCCATGAATCCGGCAATGGTTATGCCATGCCTTCAGGAAATGAATCAGTAGGTGCAGGGAAGGTTTCTGTGTCTTCGTCAATCGAAGTGGGAATATTCTGTCCATTATTTCGAATTGATTTGACTAAAGATAGGCAACAAGAACCGGCACGAAAGATCAGTATGGAGATCAAACGTTTCCCTGATTTTGACTCTCAAAAATTGTTCATCATTTTTTGATATTCAAAATCTGTGGCGATTTCACGCATAAATGACAAGCTGCTTTTCAACCTCACAAATCGATTTATTTGCCGTGCATGCGCAATAATCTAAGCCCGATCGACTTACTTGTTCAAAAAATTCCGCACCAAATCTTCCATAACGGCATAGGGCGAGAGGGTATTCGCATGCGAGCTATTCAAGTGCTCATGCAGCAAGCGCACGGTTCTGTCATCCCAGAATTCATGCTTCAGCCTTCTGTTGACCAGCTCGCGGATCATGGTTTCGAGGCGATGGCGGCGCTTGGTTTTGAGATGGCCGTGCTGCTCAATAAAAGCCCGATGCCTTGAGATGGTTCGCCAAATTTCGTCGATGCCCTTGGCTTGAGAGGCGGCGGCGGCAATCACCGGCGGGTTCCATTCCGCTGCCGGACGCAAATGCAAGATGGCTTCCAACTCGCGCAAAGCGCGGCCGGCGCCTTCACGATCGGATTTGTTCATGACGAAAATATCCGCAATCTCCATCAATCCCGCTTTCATGGCCTGCACCGCGTCACCGCTTTCGGGTACGAGAATCACGATCACCGTATCCGCGGTTTCAACAATGTCTAGCTCAGATTGGCCGACGCCAACGGTTTC harbors:
- a CDS encoding sigma-54-dependent Fis family transcriptional regulator — its product is IGELPLPLQIKFFRFLQERTFERLGGVEQLEVDVRIIAATNLKLAEAVTQGKFREELYHRLNRFPIEVPPLRERHGDIPLLVRHFLKTCGRSRTKAAKDISPAALKLLENYHFPGNVRELENIVASAILLEESEVIQPEVIRLRLAQPIPEMQTEYADLPYKDAKEQFDKAYFLQVLKRFNHNVSKTAEFAQMDRSHVFTKLKNLGLRNNGES
- a CDS encoding DUF4384 domain-containing protein, with translation MRNIITAVAFVAAACWQPVRAQPSNAVRVEIWPTQKLEQPFADDVAVDMSVRVSSRGYVTLYQINPWGGMEILYPKSHHCWRVLEPNRAYRLTELAEDIRLDYRGAEGSAYVGGVLTEHAMHIAPWLQQSFAAHGLPSGRNVSGSDALDIPGIITEVEKDIQFRLGANARPAFAVAPLHIQSQQALAREQRRDSPGLAPVSPKDSLIPSSSAPSTLSLQRNPSAAPNAFSKQGKPESRGRDKDRDSLTTPFKGLRKPPANAPEKPKFTPRKKTSSEKQSPKKTRERN
- the meaB gene encoding methylmalonyl Co-A mutase-associated GTPase MeaB; the protein is MTPSNLLSQFFSGSRRALAKIITAVENESPEAPALLDAIYAKVGRAYRLGITGPPGAGKSTTVDELTKLLRQQNYTVGIVAVDPSSPFTGGALLGDRVRMNDLATDAGVFIRSMATRGSLGGLSQKAQEAGDVLDAFGKDFIIYETVGVGQSELDIVETADTVIVILVPESGDAVQAMKAGLMEIADIFVMNKSDREGAGRALRELEAILHLRPAAEWNPPVIAAAASQAKGIDEIWRTISRHRAFIEQHGHLKTKRRHRLETMIRELVNRRLKHEFWDDRTVRLLHEHLNSSHANTLSPYAVMEDLVRNFLNK